The region TGGATCATCTCGTCGACCCTGATGGACGCGCGGCTGAACCGCGACCTGCAGGAGGCCCACAACCTCTCGCACACGGACTACGGCGTCCTCGTCGTCCTGTCCGAGCAGCCCGAGCGCCGGATGCGGATGAGCACGCTGGCGGACTTCCTCGCCCTGTCCAAGTCCCGGCTCTCCCACCAGGTGTCCCGGCTGGAGAAGGCCGGCCTCGTGATGCGGCACGACGACACCTCCGACGGCCGGGGCATCTTCGCCTGCCTCACCGAGGCGGGGTTCGCGCTCCTGCAGAAGGCCGCGCCCGTCCACGTCTCCGGGGTGCGCCGCTACATGGTGGACCTGCTGAGCCCCGAGGAACGCGAGCAGGCCGCCACCTTCATGGAGCGGGTCATCGACGAGCTGCGCGCGGACGGGCCGGGGGATCCGGGGC is a window of Pseudonocardia sp. T1-2H DNA encoding:
- a CDS encoding MarR family winged helix-turn-helix transcriptional regulator, with the protein product MTANVPSPQWLDDEEMRFWRAWIISSTLMDARLNRDLQEAHNLSHTDYGVLVVLSEQPERRMRMSTLADFLALSKSRLSHQVSRLEKAGLVMRHDDTSDGRGIFACLTEAGFALLQKAAPVHVSGVRRYMVDLLSPEEREQAATFMERVIDELRADGPGDPGR